A segment of the Echinicola strongylocentroti genome:
TAGGATTAATTATTTAAAGCATTTTTCTGAATTTCCTGATACGGTGGAAGGTAAGGTAGTTGGCATCATGATTGTTTCTAGCTCCATCTCCTCCATCATCATATGCCGTACGTGAAACGAAAATGATATCCTTTCCCTCAAAAAGAAAATCAACATATTGAAACCCATGTTTAGCAACATCCTCATGCTCCAATAAGACTTTCTCCATTGTCCAATTTTTAAGGTCCCTAGAAGAAAAAAGTGCCTGTGTATTTCTAATACCTGCTGGATTCTTTCCCAAATTCTCTTCTTTGACCTTTTCTGGAATATGATTGGCTATGGTCCAATAATGTTGACTGATCGAATCATACAAGATGGTAAATTTTTTACTCCCGCCATCAAATGGAATAAACCCTAAATCATCATTAAAACTTGCTTCCCTTCCATTCGAGGATATTTTAACCATTGCAGCCTTTTCTGTCGCAGTTGACCGATCATCCACTCTTAATATATCCCAAAGCTGTCCACTTTGATCAACAACTGCATTTCCTTCCAGCCAGCCTCCAAAATTCCCATCCAAATAAGTAGAATCATAGTAAAGGACATTACTTGCAGTCCAGGAGTCAGCTTTTAATAGATCTGCATCAACAGGAACTGAAAGCATCATAGCTCCATATCTTTTGCCCCACTTTTTTACAGGTCCCATAGCGCTCTCCATTGCCCTCCATAGTTTACCGTTGTACTCTATTACTGGCATCGGTGCACAATGGTACTCTCCTTCTAAAAGCAATCCATTGTTTCTATTAGTTGGCGCTGTCCATGTACTCCCCATATCTGTTGACATCCGAATAATAGTATTCCCGTGATGTCTATCGGTCCCCATGAAATATACATTTCCTTTATGTGTAAAAAGTTTTGACCAAAAAGCCCCCTTTATGGTAGCCACTACCCTCCAACTCTTCCCTTTATTGGTAGACCTATAGATATGGGAAGTAGCCTTGACATGTTCATTGGATTCCGGCCCAAAAAAATCATGGGACGCTAAATAGCTTCCATCAGGAAGCACTGCTATACTAGGCGACCCTATATATTTCCCACTGGATTGCGGGCTATACGCTATAATACTACCCGGCACCTTCGAATGAT
Coding sequences within it:
- a CDS encoding exo-alpha-sialidase, which codes for MKYLFITTVLALFSVTEVFPQKVNHSKVPGSIIAYSPQSSGKYIGSPSIAVLPDGSYLASHDFFGPESNEHVKATSHIYRSTNKGKSWRVVATIKGAFWSKLFTHKGNVYFMGTDRHHGNTIIRMSTDMGSTWTAPTNRNNGLLLEGEYHCAPMPVIEYNGKLWRAMESAMGPVKKWGKRYGAMMLSVPVDADLLKADSWTASNVLYYDSTYLDGNFGGWLEGNAVVDQSGQLWDILRVDDRSTATEKAAMVKISSNGREASFNDDLGFIPFDGGSKKFTILYDSISQHYWTIANHIPEKVKEENLGKNPAGIRNTQALFSSRDLKNWTMEKVLLEHEDVAKHGFQYVDFLFEGKDIIFVSRTAYDDGGDGARNNHDANYLTFHRIRKFRKML